In Alkalinema sp. FACHB-956, the following proteins share a genomic window:
- a CDS encoding PIG-L family deacetylase yields the protein MQISRVVGKVHGKLVWLKKYKLPELQNRLQHYGLLYLLCRPMALSDKPAMIIAPHQDDESFGCGGLIALKRKQGIPVWVVFVTDGAASHSWHPQFKSGEIAPIRREEAIAALGVLGIEPDHIYFLDQPDGRLKYDETTQQGALTALTELIAILQPGEVYVTHRHDRSADHEVTYQVTQQAIAATGLSIDLYQYYIWLLWKTWLFREVQWQDLAGAYRLPIAAVKTQKRQAVETYKSQYLSIYGGGTLLPPGFLNRFFLPYEVFFKP from the coding sequence ATGCAAATATCTCGCGTTGTTGGAAAAGTTCACGGTAAGCTAGTTTGGCTGAAAAAATACAAGTTGCCTGAACTGCAAAATCGGTTGCAGCACTATGGCCTGCTGTACTTGCTGTGTCGGCCTATGGCACTCAGCGACAAGCCCGCTATGATTATTGCACCCCATCAGGATGATGAATCCTTTGGGTGTGGTGGGCTGATTGCTCTGAAACGAAAGCAGGGCATTCCGGTCTGGGTGGTGTTTGTGACCGACGGTGCGGCGTCCCATAGCTGGCATCCCCAATTCAAATCCGGCGAAATTGCGCCCATCCGCCGGGAAGAGGCGATCGCTGCGTTGGGGGTTTTAGGCATTGAACCAGACCACATCTATTTTTTAGATCAGCCCGATGGTCGCTTGAAATACGACGAGACGACCCAGCAGGGGGCCTTAACAGCGCTGACTGAGTTGATTGCAATCTTACAGCCCGGTGAAGTTTACGTAACCCATCGCCACGATCGCAGCGCCGATCATGAGGTGACCTATCAGGTGACGCAGCAGGCGATCGCTGCCACGGGCTTAAGCATAGATTTGTATCAGTACTATATCTGGTTGCTCTGGAAAACCTGGCTATTTCGCGAGGTGCAGTGGCAGGACTTGGCCGGGGCCTATCGTTTACCGATCGCGGCAGTCAAGACGCAAAAACGCCAAGCGGTGGAAACCTACAAATCCCAGTACCTATCGATCTACGGGGGCGGAACCCTGCTTCCTCCAGGATTTCTCAATCGGTTCTTTTTGCCCTATGAGGTCTTTTTCAAACCATAA
- a CDS encoding cytochrome P450, whose protein sequence is MEIKTVDDAAVDSSTVGNTTGNTTVDNSNPLPNRLPKPPIQQLIDWIVDPVRYQVQGRQQFGDVFTANLSGLGSMVVISDPKMIQELLSCDPNKFDIGRGNTLISPLLGTTTLLMLDGEAHRNKRKLLMPSFHGERLQTYAQQIEESIASTTQQWQPGKPFAMLTAARQLGLKIIIKVVFGVREGERYDELTPLMRAWLHVLDSPFRASFIFLKFLQRDFGQWYPWTRIQKRQQRLHELLQAEIDERRASEDSDRTDILSLLMAARDENGQGMHDEELRSELLMLLLAGHETTAISISWMLYQVYQNPAIIDRLRQEIASLGDNANPLAILQLPYLNAVCQETLRMYPVATLLFPRIPKEPITLAGQTFPEDVPLVPSIYLVHYREDLYPNPHEFRPERFLERQYAPSEYFPFGGGNRRCIGSALAQMEMKLALAHVVQRYEMLSVDSRPVALGRRGFTFGPQTDVGMVVTSRRKAPNSVSVASGQVQ, encoded by the coding sequence ATGGAAATTAAAACTGTGGATGACGCTGCTGTAGATAGTTCTACTGTGGGCAATACAACCGGCAATACAACCGTAGATAACAGCAACCCTTTACCTAATCGCCTTCCCAAACCGCCCATTCAGCAACTCATTGATTGGATCGTTGATCCAGTCCGCTATCAAGTTCAAGGTCGTCAGCAATTCGGAGATGTTTTCACGGCTAACCTGAGTGGGTTGGGTTCCATGGTGGTCATCAGTGATCCCAAGATGATTCAGGAACTGCTGAGTTGCGATCCGAATAAGTTTGATATTGGTCGCGGCAATACCCTCATTTCACCGTTATTAGGCACGACAACCCTCTTAATGCTGGATGGCGAGGCGCACCGCAATAAACGGAAACTGTTGATGCCATCCTTCCATGGAGAGCGGTTGCAAACCTATGCCCAGCAAATTGAAGAGAGCATTGCTAGCACGACCCAGCAATGGCAGCCCGGAAAGCCCTTCGCGATGCTGACTGCTGCCCGCCAACTGGGTTTAAAGATCATTATTAAAGTGGTGTTTGGAGTACGGGAAGGGGAGCGCTACGACGAGTTAACACCCCTCATGCGGGCATGGCTCCATGTTTTGGATTCTCCCTTTCGAGCCAGCTTTATTTTTCTCAAGTTTTTGCAGCGGGATTTTGGACAGTGGTATCCTTGGACCCGCATTCAAAAACGCCAGCAGAGATTGCATGAGTTGCTTCAGGCAGAAATCGATGAGCGTCGCGCCTCAGAAGACAGCGATCGCACAGACATTCTGAGTTTGCTCATGGCTGCACGGGATGAAAACGGCCAGGGGATGCATGATGAGGAACTGCGGTCAGAGTTGCTGATGCTATTGCTAGCTGGCCATGAAACGACAGCCATCAGCATTTCCTGGATGCTCTACCAGGTTTATCAAAATCCTGCCATTATCGATCGTCTGCGCCAAGAGATTGCTAGCCTAGGTGACAATGCCAATCCATTAGCAATTTTACAGTTGCCCTATTTAAATGCCGTTTGCCAGGAGACCTTGCGGATGTATCCGGTGGCTACGCTACTGTTTCCCCGCATTCCCAAAGAGCCGATTACGCTGGCAGGACAAACCTTTCCAGAGGATGTTCCCCTGGTGCCCAGTATTTACCTCGTCCATTACCGCGAAGACTTGTATCCCAACCCCCATGAGTTTCGCCCAGAGCGCTTTTTAGAGCGGCAGTATGCCCCATCGGAGTATTTCCCCTTTGGGGGCGGGAATCGTCGTTGTATTGGTTCTGCCCTCGCGCAAATGGAGATGAAATTGGCATTAGCCCATGTGGTACAGCGCTATGAAATGCTCTCGGTCGATTCTCGGCCAGTAGCACTTGGTCGGCGTGGGTTTACCTTTGGGCCACAGACGGATGTGGGAATGGTTGTCACAAGTCGTCGAAAGGCTCCCAATTCTGTTTCCGTTGCCTCGGGGCAGGTGCAGTAG
- a CDS encoding calcium/sodium antiporter: MGDYIVLIIGVLSAGIGGELFVRGVIGMAHWMRVSPGIIGATVAAFATSSPELSVAINAAIERQPQISLGDVLGSNIVNVGLVLGLSLVISGIQSPRDSVRRDFPIALITPIVIGVLALDGILSRLDGFILLGMFGTWMITVLVEVRKQQSAAEEMLGEPRFKFAIAFSVVGLCFLITAGHLIVIAAKGIALSFGIDEFVIGATLVAMGTSVPELATAIISKVRGHEEIGLGTILGSNIFNSLWVVGIAAILFPITVNWQEVAIALVFGLLSIAFTFPSSNGLIERRRGVLLLLLYAVYVVAILQKISTPIN, from the coding sequence ATGGGTGATTATATTGTTCTCATAATAGGCGTTCTCAGCGCCGGAATTGGCGGAGAATTATTTGTTCGTGGCGTCATTGGAATGGCTCACTGGATGCGAGTTTCCCCAGGGATTATTGGAGCGACCGTGGCAGCCTTTGCCACTTCTAGTCCAGAACTCTCTGTGGCGATTAACGCGGCTATAGAACGGCAACCCCAGATTTCTCTAGGCGATGTTTTAGGCAGTAATATCGTGAATGTTGGACTGGTTCTAGGACTATCGCTCGTCATTTCAGGGATTCAAAGTCCTCGAGATAGCGTTAGGCGAGATTTTCCCATTGCCCTAATTACACCGATCGTCATAGGGGTACTGGCTCTGGATGGAATTCTTTCACGCCTAGATGGATTCATTCTTTTGGGAATGTTCGGAACTTGGATGATTACCGTACTGGTTGAAGTGCGTAAACAACAAAGTGCTGCCGAGGAAATGCTAGGAGAACCTCGGTTCAAGTTTGCCATTGCATTTTCTGTTGTCGGCTTGTGCTTTCTAATCACAGCAGGACATTTGATTGTGATTGCGGCTAAGGGTATTGCCCTTTCATTTGGCATTGATGAATTTGTGATTGGAGCCACGCTCGTCGCCATGGGTACCTCCGTTCCAGAATTAGCAACCGCTATTATTTCTAAGGTGCGAGGCCACGAGGAAATTGGTTTGGGAACTATTTTGGGTAGCAATATTTTTAATAGCCTGTGGGTGGTGGGTATTGCTGCTATCCTGTTTCCCATTACTGTAAATTGGCAGGAAGTTGCGATCGCACTTGTATTTGGCTTGCTGTCAATCGCGTTTACCTTTCCCTCTAGCAATGGACTTATTGAACGGCGACGGGGTGTTTTATTACTCTTACTCTATGCAGTCTATGTAGTGGCTATTCTACAAAAGATTTCTACTCCTATCAATTAA
- a CDS encoding PHP domain-containing protein produces MLELHCHTTFSDGTLTPTELVNAAIAAGVRALAITDHDTMAGWDEARQAATGQDLEIVPGLELSTVHNGKSLHVLGFYPDRAQLEDPLQDRLSGRKRRAAAMRDKLAALGYPVELPELGPGMAPGRPHLAAAMVRAGYVPDSQTAFDKFLGDGKPAYVEYERFEAVEGIRLLRSCGSVPVWAHPYLFRGGTVETVLPDLVAAGLMGLEVYHPYHSPYQVDKLEQLCEAFGLIKTGGSDYHGPKPEAEKPAYAGSNTHGTLNSLQVPIELLGSLKGLANRVKQEAETEKF; encoded by the coding sequence ATGCTGGAATTGCACTGCCATACGACGTTTTCCGATGGAACCCTCACCCCCACGGAGCTAGTTAATGCAGCGATCGCGGCAGGGGTTCGGGCGCTGGCCATTACCGACCATGACACGATGGCCGGTTGGGATGAGGCTCGGCAGGCCGCCACAGGGCAGGATTTGGAAATTGTGCCGGGGCTGGAGTTGAGCACGGTGCACAATGGCAAATCGCTGCATGTGTTGGGGTTTTATCCCGATCGGGCACAGCTAGAGGATCCCTTACAGGATCGGCTGTCAGGACGTAAGCGGCGGGCAGCGGCCATGCGGGATAAGTTGGCAGCATTGGGCTATCCGGTGGAGTTGCCGGAGTTGGGGCCAGGGATGGCTCCGGGCAGACCCCACCTGGCGGCAGCAATGGTGCGGGCGGGGTACGTGCCCGATTCCCAGACGGCCTTTGATAAGTTTCTGGGGGACGGCAAACCCGCCTATGTGGAGTATGAGCGCTTTGAGGCGGTAGAGGGGATCCGCTTGCTGCGATCGTGCGGTTCGGTGCCGGTCTGGGCCCATCCCTACCTGTTCCGAGGGGGTACCGTAGAAACCGTGTTGCCGGACTTGGTGGCAGCGGGGTTAATGGGACTGGAAGTTTACCATCCCTACCACAGTCCCTATCAGGTGGATAAGCTGGAGCAACTCTGTGAGGCGTTTGGGCTGATCAAAACGGGCGGAAGTGATTACCACGGCCCCAAACCGGAGGCGGAAAAGCCTGCCTACGCGGGGTCGAATACCCATGGGACGTTGAATAGTTTGCAGGTGCCGATCGAGCTTTTGGGGTCGTTGAAGGGTTTGGCCAATCGGGTCAAGCAGGAAGCGGAAACAGAAAAATTTTGA
- a CDS encoding sugar transferase: MQIQGNSTTLPTTLDEVALPQKLPPLVLVAFTRPELLQEVLKGIQTQSLLPQQIIAFVDGARKPADQGLIDQCVQLLQAFSSCVPVKVIARSQNLGCDHNVISALTEVLATEESLIYLEDDTVPAPHFFDRMCRLLVAYRNQPDIFSVSAYANLPDGMDSLAQQDLMVSNRFFALGWGLWADRWQSIGLIDRPPAFNPFGQFHNIPATVQTKLTLVNQFWLEKNGHTDWVITTTLAALDRGMRHVLTTQSMVRNIGFDHPEAKTYRGKEPAWVNARYNPDYRPNRLPIGTNLPTALAQPLSGVELAQYLLHQGLWLSPRALLSFWQRYPDWSSRIAFGRLFVKRLLVMVRRLRQGRPV, encoded by the coding sequence ATGCAAATTCAAGGGAATTCTACGACTCTTCCCACCACGTTGGATGAAGTTGCTTTACCCCAAAAACTGCCGCCTTTGGTCTTAGTTGCCTTTACACGACCGGAATTACTCCAGGAAGTACTCAAGGGAATTCAAACACAATCCCTTTTACCCCAGCAAATCATTGCCTTTGTCGATGGGGCGCGCAAGCCTGCGGATCAGGGGTTGATTGATCAATGTGTGCAGTTATTGCAGGCGTTTTCTAGCTGCGTACCCGTTAAAGTGATTGCCCGATCGCAGAATTTAGGCTGCGATCACAATGTTATTTCCGCTTTAACCGAAGTGTTGGCGACGGAGGAGTCTTTAATTTATCTCGAAGATGATACGGTTCCAGCTCCTCACTTTTTCGATCGCATGTGTCGGTTGCTGGTGGCCTATCGCAATCAGCCTGATATTTTTTCCGTCAGTGCCTATGCCAACTTACCGGATGGGATGGACTCTCTGGCTCAGCAAGATTTGATGGTCTCCAATCGATTTTTTGCCCTGGGGTGGGGACTCTGGGCCGATCGCTGGCAGTCGATCGGGCTCATCGATCGACCTCCTGCGTTTAACCCCTTTGGCCAGTTCCACAACATCCCCGCCACGGTGCAAACCAAGCTGACTCTCGTCAATCAATTTTGGCTAGAGAAGAACGGTCACACGGATTGGGTAATCACAACCACCTTGGCCGCCCTCGATCGGGGGATGCGCCACGTCCTCACCACCCAGTCGATGGTGCGCAATATTGGCTTTGATCACCCCGAGGCCAAAACCTATCGCGGCAAAGAGCCCGCCTGGGTCAACGCTCGCTACAATCCCGACTATCGCCCCAACCGCCTACCGATCGGTACGAACCTCCCCACTGCCTTAGCCCAACCCTTATCCGGTGTGGAGTTGGCACAATACTTACTGCACCAAGGACTGTGGCTAAGTCCGAGGGCCTTACTTTCGTTCTGGCAGCGCTATCCCGATTGGTCTAGCCGAATCGCCTTTGGCCGCTTGTTTGTCAAACGGTTGCTGGTGATGGTACGGCGGTTACGGCAGGGGCGGCCTGTGTAA
- a CDS encoding XisI protein: MVTQSRKVAALKSEENQQSRLEVYRQVIQTLLTDYAARSSTEAVQCIPLMDGQGDHYQVLDIGWDESGKRIFKPVLHIDIIDNKIWIQENITDLDLDTLLATAGIQPSEIVIGFHSPSLRKFGIYAIE; the protein is encoded by the coding sequence ATGGTCACCCAATCCCGAAAAGTTGCTGCATTAAAGTCTGAGGAAAATCAGCAGTCTAGACTTGAGGTATATCGTCAGGTCATTCAAACTTTACTGACGGATTATGCAGCGCGGTCATCTACGGAGGCTGTTCAATGTATCCCGTTGATGGATGGGCAAGGTGACCATTATCAAGTTTTAGATATTGGGTGGGATGAATCTGGGAAGCGTATTTTTAAGCCTGTACTTCATATTGATATTATTGATAACAAAATTTGGATTCAGGAGAATATTACTGATCTTGATTTAGATACGTTGCTGGCAACCGCAGGAATCCAACCGTCGGAAATTGTTATTGGGTTTCATTCTCCGTCTTTAAGAAAATTTGGGATTTATGCGATCGAGTAA
- a CDS encoding PLP-dependent aminotransferase family protein — protein MNLQLIEPSATKTLYEQVAQRIQDLITEGTLQPGDRLPSVRKLHRQLSVSISTVLEAYRVLEDQGWIMARPQSGYFVKRSPLTVPAEPDAIAQPKQITPVKISLAFRISATLRDPQNVTLGAAVPCLDLLPISAINRLMGQVLRANPTIAHGYGQPEGRPELRQAIARRLLNAGCSLTPEDVIITNGTAEALYLSLRAVTQPGDTVAIESPTYYGLLEILESLHLRALEIPTHPKDGISLAHLETALQQQQIATCAIVSNFSNPLGSCIDDHQKKQLLDLFNRYDKPLIEDDVYGDLAFDGVRPKAIKAFDTENRVLYCASASKTMSPGLRIGWVLPGRYHLQIAQLKMAMNWTTGIPPQLAIAAFLGNGGYDRHLRQMQRAYQQQVARMTQAICEYFPAGTKVSRPKGGYVLWLELPPSFDAMQLFEDALSHHISVAPGNLFSPTGHFQNCLRLSCASPWSETIDRAMQTLGRLIQQQSHH, from the coding sequence ATGAACCTGCAACTGATTGAGCCGTCTGCAACCAAAACGCTGTACGAACAAGTCGCCCAACGCATCCAGGACTTAATCACCGAAGGCACCCTGCAACCCGGCGATCGCCTGCCCTCTGTGCGCAAATTGCATCGACAACTCTCCGTCAGTATCTCCACCGTGCTGGAAGCCTATCGGGTGCTGGAAGACCAGGGTTGGATTATGGCTCGGCCCCAGTCCGGCTACTTCGTTAAGCGATCGCCCCTCACCGTTCCCGCAGAACCCGACGCGATCGCCCAACCGAAACAGATTACGCCCGTCAAAATTTCCCTCGCCTTTCGCATCAGTGCCACCCTACGCGATCCGCAAAATGTGACCTTGGGAGCTGCCGTACCCTGCTTGGATTTGCTACCAATTTCGGCGATTAACCGTCTGATGGGACAGGTGCTGCGGGCCAATCCCACGATCGCCCATGGTTACGGTCAGCCGGAGGGACGGCCCGAACTGCGCCAAGCGATCGCCCGTCGGTTGCTTAATGCGGGCTGTTCCCTGACGCCGGAAGATGTGATTATCACCAATGGCACCGCAGAAGCGCTGTATCTGTCCCTACGGGCGGTCACGCAACCGGGAGATACCGTCGCGATCGAATCCCCCACCTACTACGGCTTACTGGAAATTCTGGAATCCCTACACCTGCGAGCCTTGGAAATTCCCACCCATCCCAAGGACGGCATTTCCCTAGCCCACTTGGAAACCGCACTACAACAACAGCAAATAGCCACCTGCGCGATCGTGTCCAACTTCAGCAATCCCCTCGGCAGTTGTATAGACGATCACCAAAAAAAGCAATTGCTGGATTTATTTAATCGCTATGACAAACCGTTAATTGAAGATGATGTCTATGGCGATCTGGCCTTTGATGGCGTGCGCCCCAAGGCAATCAAAGCCTTTGATACAGAAAATCGGGTTCTGTACTGTGCCTCTGCGAGCAAAACCATGTCCCCTGGTCTGCGGATTGGCTGGGTTCTACCGGGACGCTATCACCTGCAAATTGCCCAACTGAAAATGGCCATGAATTGGACCACCGGAATTCCTCCACAACTGGCGATCGCGGCTTTTTTGGGCAATGGTGGCTACGATCGTCACCTGCGCCAGATGCAACGAGCCTACCAGCAACAAGTTGCGCGGATGACCCAAGCCATTTGTGAGTATTTCCCAGCAGGGACTAAGGTTTCGCGCCCGAAAGGGGGCTATGTTCTCTGGCTAGAATTACCGCCGAGTTTTGACGCTATGCAATTATTTGAAGACGCCCTCAGCCATCACATTAGCGTCGCTCCTGGCAATCTATTTTCCCCGACCGGGCATTTTCAAAACTGTCTCCGGCTCAGTTGTGCCTCCCCGTGGTCAGAGACAATCGATCGAGCTATGCAGACTTTGGGGCGCTTGATCCAACAGCAATCCCATCACTAG
- a CDS encoding XisH family protein, whose translation MSGRDIFHATVRNALVKDGWTNVAPITLKYDDTRLEIDLGAEQFFAAQKDQIQIAVEVKSFVTLSLVYEFHQAIGQYIHYRMVLRSLQPQRILYMGFPIEVYDRFFQSRFFRDSLEENQVNFLLVDTRLEEIVQWSPNPEKLLH comes from the coding sequence ATGTCAGGTAGAGATATCTTTCATGCGACGGTTCGGAATGCTTTGGTTAAAGACGGCTGGACAAACGTTGCGCCGATTACTTTGAAATATGACGACACTAGATTGGAGATTGACTTAGGAGCAGAACAGTTTTTTGCAGCACAGAAAGACCAGATCCAAATTGCTGTGGAGGTGAAGAGTTTTGTTACACTCAGTTTAGTTTATGAATTTCATCAGGCAATCGGTCAATATATCCACTATCGAATGGTTCTAAGGAGCCTACAACCGCAACGAATTCTTTACATGGGGTTCCCAATCGAGGTTTACGATCGGTTTTTCCAGTCTCGGTTTTTCCGTGATAGCCTTGAGGAAAATCAGGTCAATTTTTTACTTGTTGATACGCGATTGGAGGAAATTGTCCAATGGTCACCCAATCCCGAAAAGTTGCTGCATTAA
- a CDS encoding YkvA family protein yields MASFSLESIYNWYRNLVANPKYRWWVIGGTMLYLLSPIDIAPDFLPFIGQIDDAVVITLLATEMAQLLKDRAAKVKQQKAEKATAAANAVVDAEVVEVK; encoded by the coding sequence ATGGCCAGCTTTTCCCTAGAGTCGATCTACAACTGGTACCGCAACCTAGTCGCAAATCCTAAATATCGTTGGTGGGTGATTGGCGGCACGATGCTGTATCTCCTAAGCCCGATCGATATTGCGCCGGATTTCCTGCCCTTCATTGGTCAAATTGATGATGCAGTGGTGATTACATTACTAGCAACGGAGATGGCACAATTGTTAAAGGATCGTGCAGCTAAAGTGAAACAGCAAAAGGCAGAGAAGGCCACCGCTGCGGCTAACGCTGTAGTGGATGCAGAAGTTGTAGAAGTGAAGTAA
- a CDS encoding DUF6464 family protein, translating to MIEVVLVLVLGLLPWFGSLLFMRKFEAQARDDLQRAITLANRRQIRHVLNGPQSETARTRLTIGDLNCRHNAHSAYLRCAINPIGPCEGCLHYEP from the coding sequence ATGATCGAAGTGGTGCTGGTTCTGGTTTTAGGCTTGTTGCCCTGGTTTGGGTCGCTTCTATTCATGCGGAAATTTGAGGCGCAGGCTAGGGACGATTTGCAGCGGGCGATCACGCTAGCCAATCGTCGTCAAATTCGTCATGTACTCAACGGCCCGCAATCTGAAACAGCACGCACCAGGCTGACGATCGGGGATTTGAACTGTCGGCATAATGCCCATTCGGCCTATTTACGCTGCGCAATTAATCCGATCGGCCCCTGTGAGGGCTGTCTGCATTACGAACCATGA
- a CDS encoding DUF389 domain-containing protein, which yields MVKKRVLRGAIPFLLKAQRRFQLFARRHARFKKSDELLEELIEESALSFSYLILVVGSCIIATLGLLSNSAAVIIGAMIIAPLMLPIRSLAFGALEGDIFLFRRGLVAVMVGTLLAVVLTWGLGIIVGISSFGSEILARSKPTLLDLGIAIAAGCISGYAKTEPKISGTLAGTAIAVALMPPICVIGLGLAYSNWLLSLGALLLYLTNLLGITLSCMVAFLLMGYTLFTQARKALLLAAILTSGLMIPLGISSVDLVKQNRLEASIRQALVNRTVTFQRMDLIQAETNWLVQPPEIRLTVRSQETITPRQVELLEEFLEKSMGQPFTLVFAISQVTEVRRQPVISPSP from the coding sequence ATGGTTAAGAAACGTGTATTAAGGGGTGCGATCCCATTTCTCCTTAAAGCGCAAAGGCGCTTTCAACTGTTTGCTAGAAGACATGCTAGGTTCAAAAAATCTGATGAACTGCTGGAGGAATTGATAGAAGAATCTGCCCTAAGCTTCAGTTACCTAATTTTAGTGGTAGGTTCCTGCATTATTGCAACGCTGGGGCTGCTGTCTAACAGTGCTGCCGTCATTATTGGAGCCATGATTATTGCACCCCTCATGTTGCCCATTCGCAGTTTAGCCTTTGGTGCCCTAGAAGGGGATATTTTTCTGTTTCGGCGAGGGCTTGTAGCGGTGATGGTGGGCACCCTCTTGGCGGTTGTGTTGACTTGGGGTCTAGGGATCATCGTTGGGATTTCTTCGTTCGGAAGCGAAATTTTAGCCCGATCGAAGCCTACTTTGCTAGATTTGGGCATTGCGATCGCTGCTGGCTGCATTAGTGGTTATGCCAAAACCGAACCCAAAATTTCGGGTACGTTGGCGGGTACCGCGATCGCTGTGGCATTGATGCCACCTATTTGTGTTATCGGATTAGGGTTAGCTTATTCCAACTGGCTTCTCAGTCTAGGTGCATTATTACTTTATTTAACCAACCTCTTAGGAATTACCCTTTCTTGTATGGTTGCGTTTCTCTTGATGGGATACACCCTCTTTACTCAAGCCCGTAAAGCATTGCTATTAGCAGCTATTTTAACGAGTGGTTTAATGATTCCTTTAGGGATTAGTTCTGTAGATCTGGTCAAGCAAAACCGCTTAGAAGCAAGTATCCGGCAAGCATTAGTCAATCGAACGGTCACATTCCAGCGTATGGATTTGATTCAGGCAGAAACCAATTGGCTAGTGCAACCACCGGAAATTCGCTTAACCGTTCGGAGTCAAGAAACGATAACCCCTAGACAAGTCGAGCTACTCGAAGAATTTCTTGAAAAATCTATGGGACAGCCATTTACGTTGGTTTTTGCAATCAGCCAGGTTACAGAAGTCCGGCGGCAACCGGTCATTTCTCCGTCCCCGTAA